DNA from Rhodobacteraceae bacterium M382:
AGATCGGCACGGTGGATGATCTCGGTCGCGCCCTTGGCCCCCATCACCGCGATTTCCGCTGTAGGCCAGGCATAGTTGAAGTCGCCGCGCAGGTGTTTGGACGCCATCACGTCATAGGCCCCACCGTATGCCTTGCGGGTGATCACGGTGACTTTTGGCACGGTGGCTTCGCCATAGGCAAACAACAGCTTTGCACCATGTTTGATGACGCCGCCATATTCCTGACCGGTCCCGGGCAAAAAGCCGGGCACATCCACAAACGTCAGGATCGGGATTTCGAAACAGTCACAGAAGCGCACGAACCGCGCAGCCTTGCGCGAGCTGTCGATGTCCAGACAGCCAGCCAGCACCATCGGCTGGTTGGCCACGACGCCCACGGTCTGCCCTTCGAGCCGGATGAAGCCGGTGATGATGTTCTTGGCGAAATCTTCCTGGATCTCGTAGAAGTCACCCTCATCCGCCACTTTGGTGATGAGCTCCTTCATGTCATAGGGCGTATTCGGGTTGTCGGGGATCAACGTGTCCAGGCTGTCTTCGATCCGACCGGGTTCGTCAAAGAACGGGCGGACTGGAGGTTTTTCGCGATTGTTCAGCGGCAGGAAGTCGACCAAGCGACGCACTTCGGCCAAGGCTTCGACATCGTTTTCAAACGCGCCGTCGGCGACGCTCGATTTTTTGGTGTGGGTCGAGGCCCCGCCCAGTTCTTCGGCGGTGACGACTTCGTTGGTGACGGTTTTGACGACGTCAGGGCCGGTCACAAACATGTAAGAGGTGTCTTTGACCATAAAGATAAAGTCGGTCATCGCAGGCGAATAGACCGCGCCACCGGCGCAGGGCCCCATGATCACGCTGATCTGCGGCACTACGCCACTGGCCATGATGTTGCGCTGGAACACTTCGGCGTATCCGGCAAGCGATGCAACGCCTTCCTGGATTCGCGCACCGCCCGAGTCGTTGATGCCGATCACAGGCGCGCCATTCTGCACCGCCATATCCATGATCTTGCAGATTTTCTGGGCGTGGGTTTCCGACAACGAGCCGCCGAACACGGTAAAGTCCTGGGAAAAGACATAGACCATGCGACCATTGATCGTGCCCCAGCCAGTGACAACGCCATCACCCGCAGGCTTTTGATTTTCCATACCAAAATCGGTACAGCGGTGCGACACGAACATGTCGAACTCTTCAAAGCTGTCTTCGTCCAGCAGCAGCTCGATCCGTTCGCGGGCCGTCAGCTTGCCGCGCCCATGCTGTGCGTCGATGCGTCGTTGTCCGCCGCCCAGCCGCGCGTCGTTGCGGCGATCTTCCAGCTCGGAAAGGATGTCTTTCATGGCGTAAACCCTCTGTTGAATTTTGCCGGACCATATAGCGTCCCGAGGTTTCACCAAAGGAGATTTCGGCAAATTTGCAAAGTGATGCAAAATATTAGAATGCTAATTGTAAACTAGCTAATAAGTTGTCTTATCGCCTGGCTGGAATGGACACGCGCGATGACAAGGCATAAGTGCGACAATATGGATGCACCAGCCAACCGCTTTCTCAGCCGAAAGGGACCGCCGCATATTGCGACGCTGATCCTGTTGTCCGGGATGTCGGCGCTGGCAATGAACATCTTTCTCCCCTCTCTGCCCGGCATGGCCGCATATTTTCAGGCCGATTACCGATTGCTGCAGATGTCTGTCGCGATCTATCTGGCGATGAATGCCATCTTGCAAACCCTGATCGGTCCGGTGGCTGACATGATGGGTCGCCGGCCTGTCATTCTGGGTGGGTTGGTTCTGTTTCTGCTGGCGACACTGGGCTGCGTTCTGGCCCCGACGGCCGAAATCTTTCTGGTGTTTCGCATGGCGCAGGCCATCGTTGCAGTCGCCATGGTGCTGAGCCGCGCCGCGGTGCGTGACATGTTCCCCCCGGATCAGGCCGCCAGCATGATTGGCTATGTCACCATGGGCATGGCCGTGGTGCCTATGCTCGGGCCCGCCCTGGGCGGATTTCTGGAACAGATCTTTGGCTGGAAGGCCAACTTTTGGCTGCTGTTCGTGCTGGGCGGGATGGCGCTGGCGTTGACCTGGCTCGACTTTGGCGAAACCAAACACAAAAGCGGGCTGACATTGGTCCAGCAGTTTCGCGAATATCCCGAGCTGCTGCGCTCGCCCCGGTTCTGGGGCTATTCCATGACCGTTGGCCTGTCATCTGGTGCGTTTTTTGCCTATCTCGGCGGCGCGCCATATGTGGGCAGCGAAGTCTATGGGCTGGAGCCGGCAAAGCTGGGCGTGTTCTTTGGCGCGCCAGCTGCGGGCTATGTTCTGGGCAATTTCATCTCGGGTCGGTTTTCCGTCCGGTTCGGGATCAACCGCATGGTGCACGGCGGTTGCTGGATCAACATGCTGGGCGTCGCCGCGTCCGTGATCCTGACAGCGCTGGGGCTGAGCAGCGTCTATACCTTCTTTGGTCTGATGACGTTGGTGGGGCTGGGCAATGGCATGACCATTCCCAATGCCACCGCCGGAGCGTTGTCGGTGCGCCCGCACCTGGCAGGTACCGCGTCGGGGCTGAGCGGGTCGATCATGCTGGGTCTTGGTGCAGCATTGAGCGCGCTGGCAGGCGCGGTATTGCCGGATGGGTCCGGCCCAATGCCCCTGCTGATCGTCATGCTGGTCACCGCGGTGGCGGCGCTGTTGTCGATCCTGCTGGTCATTCGGCGCGAACGCACGCTGGGGCTGTAACCGCTGCCCTTGCTCAGAGCAGTTTGCAATTCTACAATGACCCAATCATGAATTTGCAAAGACCCCTCTGATGGCCACACAGAAACTCTATGCCGGTGCCAAGCTGCGCGAGATGCGCAACCGGTTGACCCTGACGCAAAAGGACTTTGCCGCCAAACTGGGCGTGTCCTTGCCCTATCTGAACCAGATGGAAAACAACAACCGGCCGGTGTCGACCACTGTGGTTCTGGCGCTGGCGCAGGAATTCGGGCTGGATGTGACCGAACTGTCCACAGGGGACAGTGAACGGCTGGTGTCGGACATGCGCGAAGCGCTGGCCGATCCGATTTTTGCCGAAACCATGCCGCCATTGGCGGATCTGCGGCTGACCGCCTCAAATGCCCCCGCGTTGGCGCGGGCGTTTATCGAATTGCACCGCGCCTATCGCCAGACCCACGAACGCCTGGCCTCGCTGGACGAGGCGCTGGGGCGCGAAGATGCCCGCATTCAGGCCAGCCCATGGGAGGAGGTGCGCGACTTTTTCCACTATTGCGACAACTATATCGACGCCGTGGACCACGCCGCCGAGAGCTTTGCCGCGCAGGGCGATGTTCGGCTCAGGGCGCTGGAATCGCTGCGCGCCGCCGGGATCACCGTGGAATACACCGATATGGCGCAGATGCGGATTTATGATGGTGAGACCCGGACCCTGCATCTGTCGACGCGCACGGTCCCCCAGACCCAATTGTTCCAGCTGTTGCTGCAACTGGCCCTGTTGCGCCAGGACAAGCTGTTGGAGGCGACATTGGATTTCGCCCGGTTCTATAGCGAAGAGGCCCGCGCTATCGCCAAGATTGGCCTGGCCAATTATTTCGCGGGGGCCGCAATCATGCCCTATGGAAAATTCCTGAGCGCCGCGCAGGAATGCCGCCATGACCTTGAGCTGCTCTCGACCCGCTTTGGCGCGTCGATCGAACAGATCGCGCACCGCCTGTCGACCCTGCAACGCCCCGGAGCCAAAGGGATTCCGTTCTTTTTTGTCCGCGTGGATCAGGCTGGCACCATCACCAAACGCCATTCGGCCACCCGGTTGCAATTTGCCCGTTTTGGCGGCGCCTGCCCGCTGTGGAACGTACATCAGGCCTTTGAAACGCCAGGGCGGTTCCTGCGCCAGTTGGCCGAAACACCCGACGGTGTGCGCTATATCTCGTTGGCGCGGGATGTGTCGAAAACCGGCGGTGCATATGGATCCCCGGTGCGCCGTTATGCCATCGCCCTGGGGTGCGAAGTGCGCCATGCAGATCTGCTGGTCTATGCTGACAACCTGGATGTGGGCAATGCCAACGCCTATGAGCCCATTGGGATCTCGTGCCGGATATGCGAACGCAAGACCTGCCACCAGCGGTCTGTTCCCCCGCTGGAACGCCGCCTGACGATCAACACCGACGAACGCGGTGTGCTGCCCTATCAGGTCAGTTAAGGCATTTGCAGCTTGTGTCGGGTCCCTGAACCGGTCAGACCGACCTCAAACTTAACAGTTGTTTACGGTTTCTGGCCGTGAAAGGGATATTGATGAAGTATATGGATGCCTTGATGAAGTGGTGGGCTGACCCTGAAACCATTGTTATCCCGGCTGGCCAAGACAACCGTGTCATTGATTGGCTGGACCAGCAGAATGCAGACACCTGGCATCAGGTCGTGATGTCCTGGAACTATGATCATGGGTCCAAGGTTCTGTCCTGGATGTTGCAACAGGACAGATGTGACCAAGGCACCGCCGCCCAGGTTTTTCTGGTAGAGGGGGACGGTCACTGGCTGTGGGATGCGCTGGCCGATCCCAACAAACCCCAGGATGACTCCCATGTGTGCAGCGTCATCCTGAAGAACTGGGACCGCTACAAAACCGCAGACCTGCAACCCAAACACCGCGGTATCTCGGACAGGCTGATCGCACTGGTCGAGGAAAAGGGCAATCAGGGCCGGTACGCGAATACAGCTTTGCAGGACATCATGCGGTATACCGGCAAACGCCAGGCCGCATCGAAATTCGGATCAGAGGACGGTCAAATCGTGGTTGCGCTGGAGCATTGGGCGCACGCCAAGGGGATCGAAATAACGGCATAGGCGATACGATCCGACAGGATGCCCCGGCAGTTGGTCGTGCGCATCGCGTGCAGAGCGGCAGACCGGGCATGACCCTGCGACATCCCCGCAAAAAAGGGCACCAGCGGTGCCCTTTGTCATAGCTTCCCGGATCGGGTCCGGCTCAGGACTTGGACAGAATTCCCCAGATTTCGTCCTTTAGCGCGGCCCGTTTCTTGCGCAGGCCGACCTCGGCCAGCTCTTCGATCGGCTCCACATTGGTTTCGGCCCGGTGCACGGCGCGGTTGATCTCGTGATATTCTTCCGAAAGCTTGGCGAAATGGGCATCGGATTGTTTCAGCGCGCTGATGGCGTCGACTTTATCCGGGAATTCTTCGGCCAGCTCGTGGGGGGTGTGGGACATTGCTGTTCGCTCCTTCTTTCATGTGTCGAACAAAGCTTAGGCAGCGGTGATCCCGCCCACTTTGACCCCGATCAAACCCGCATTTGAAACATTCGAATTTTCGCAGAAAAAAACCCGGCGGATTGCTCTGCCGGGTTGGTGGTTCAACGTTGCGAGGCTTGCCAATCCGGGTTGAACCACGGTTCGGCATTTGACGCGGGCAACCGGCGACCCAGAATGTGATCCGCAGCCTTTTCGCCAGTCATGATCGACGGGCCGTTCAGGTTGCCATTGGTGATGCGCGGGAAGATCGAACTGTCAGCCACCCGTAGACCGTCAACCCCGATCACCCGGCATTCGGAATCCACCACGCTCATCGGATCGTCAACGGCACCCATCTTGCAGGTGCCACAAGGGTGATAGGCGCTTTCCACATGTTCGCGCAGGAAGCCGTCGATTTCATCGTCTGTCTGCAACGCATCGCCCGGCTGGATTTCGAACTTTACATGTTCCTGCATCGCCGGTTGGGCAAAGATTTCGCGCGTCAGGCGCACGCATTTGCGGAAGTCGACCCAGTCCTGTTCGGTGGACATATAGTTGAACAGGATCTTGGGGGCGTCATTAGGGTCGGCGCTGGCCAATGTGACTTCGCCGCGTGATCCGGACCGCATCGGCCCCACATGGGCCTGGAACCCGTGCCCTTCGGCGGCCGCCTGCCCGTCATAGCG
Protein-coding regions in this window:
- a CDS encoding acyl-CoA carboxylase subunit beta; the protein is MKDILSELEDRRNDARLGGGQRRIDAQHGRGKLTARERIELLLDEDSFEEFDMFVSHRCTDFGMENQKPAGDGVVTGWGTINGRMVYVFSQDFTVFGGSLSETHAQKICKIMDMAVQNGAPVIGINDSGGARIQEGVASLAGYAEVFQRNIMASGVVPQISVIMGPCAGGAVYSPAMTDFIFMVKDTSYMFVTGPDVVKTVTNEVVTAEELGGASTHTKKSSVADGAFENDVEALAEVRRLVDFLPLNNREKPPVRPFFDEPGRIEDSLDTLIPDNPNTPYDMKELITKVADEGDFYEIQEDFAKNIITGFIRLEGQTVGVVANQPMVLAGCLDIDSSRKAARFVRFCDCFEIPILTFVDVPGFLPGTGQEYGGVIKHGAKLLFAYGEATVPKVTVITRKAYGGAYDVMASKHLRGDFNYAWPTAEIAVMGAKGATEIIHRADLADADKIAAHTADYEDRFANPFVAAEKGFIDEVIQPKSTRRRVSRAFASLRNKSLKNPWKKHDNIPL
- a CDS encoding multidrug effflux MFS transporter, which translates into the protein MDAPANRFLSRKGPPHIATLILLSGMSALAMNIFLPSLPGMAAYFQADYRLLQMSVAIYLAMNAILQTLIGPVADMMGRRPVILGGLVLFLLATLGCVLAPTAEIFLVFRMAQAIVAVAMVLSRAAVRDMFPPDQAASMIGYVTMGMAVVPMLGPALGGFLEQIFGWKANFWLLFVLGGMALALTWLDFGETKHKSGLTLVQQFREYPELLRSPRFWGYSMTVGLSSGAFFAYLGGAPYVGSEVYGLEPAKLGVFFGAPAAGYVLGNFISGRFSVRFGINRMVHGGCWINMLGVAASVILTALGLSSVYTFFGLMTLVGLGNGMTIPNATAGALSVRPHLAGTASGLSGSIMLGLGAALSALAGAVLPDGSGPMPLLIVMLVTAVAALLSILLVIRRERTLGL
- a CDS encoding short-chain fatty acyl-CoA regulator family protein, encoding MATQKLYAGAKLREMRNRLTLTQKDFAAKLGVSLPYLNQMENNNRPVSTTVVLALAQEFGLDVTELSTGDSERLVSDMREALADPIFAETMPPLADLRLTASNAPALARAFIELHRAYRQTHERLASLDEALGREDARIQASPWEEVRDFFHYCDNYIDAVDHAAESFAAQGDVRLRALESLRAAGITVEYTDMAQMRIYDGETRTLHLSTRTVPQTQLFQLLLQLALLRQDKLLEATLDFARFYSEEARAIAKIGLANYFAGAAIMPYGKFLSAAQECRHDLELLSTRFGASIEQIAHRLSTLQRPGAKGIPFFFVRVDQAGTITKRHSATRLQFARFGGACPLWNVHQAFETPGRFLRQLAETPDGVRYISLARDVSKTGGAYGSPVRRYAIALGCEVRHADLLVYADNLDVGNANAYEPIGISCRICERKTCHQRSVPPLERRLTINTDERGVLPYQVS
- a CDS encoding DUF4274 domain-containing protein translates to MKYMDALMKWWADPETIVIPAGQDNRVIDWLDQQNADTWHQVVMSWNYDHGSKVLSWMLQQDRCDQGTAAQVFLVEGDGHWLWDALADPNKPQDDSHVCSVILKNWDRYKTADLQPKHRGISDRLIALVEEKGNQGRYANTALQDIMRYTGKRQAASKFGSEDGQIVVALEHWAHAKGIEITA
- a CDS encoding DUF465 domain-containing protein, with the translated sequence MSHTPHELAEEFPDKVDAISALKQSDAHFAKLSEEYHEINRAVHRAETNVEPIEELAEVGLRKKRAALKDEIWGILSKS